A single Caretta caretta isolate rCarCar2 chromosome 2, rCarCar1.hap1, whole genome shotgun sequence DNA region contains:
- the GJD4 gene encoding gap junction delta-4 protein has translation MERWDSLGFLIITLNYNVTIVGKIWLTLVILLRMVVIVLAGYPLYQDEQERFICNTLQPGCSNVCYDIFSPVSHFRFWLIQTVSVLLPYAVFSIYVLHKVAIHVVTAHCLPYRYEGMKALAGHSALKERCKNIAVTRPSCKADLLNIPDFSWAYTVHLFLRTLAEASFGAGQYYLFGFFVPKRFSCYQSPCTSMVDCYISRPTEKSIMMIFIWGVSGLSFLLSLVDLAFAIQRMAVRNGQNKPMEGLHAEDEHSSVQPAADKQEDSLPLPEDRGHQHLVTHNSHTSEVSCSLHSEDEEELQEEEKIVSQQTAISNLNSNSNKPCLADSLAANQGSNEVPLCISDQHHIPYKQLRHGQQQTFTKEASLTLRPQVKSHLGVYSSGSQSKLLGCYSSAELKASIGQSSCSSAGYLGSKKSEWV, from the exons ATGGAGCGCTGGGACTCACTGGGGTTTTTGATTATCACTCTCAACTACAATGTTACGATTGTAG GAAAGATCTGGCTAACATTAGTAATCTTGCTGAGAATGGTGGTGATAGTATTAGCGGGATACCCCCTCTACCAAGATGAACAAGAACGGTTtatctgcaataccttacaaccAGGATGCTCTAACGTGTGCTATGACATTTTCTCTCCTGTCTCTCACTTTCGATTCTGGCTCATTCAAACAGTGTCTGTTCTGCTACCTTATGCTGTATTCAGCATCTATGTTCTGCACAAAGTAGCCATCCATGTTGTGACAGCACATTGTTTGCCATATAGATATGAAGGAATGAAGGCTTTAGCTGGCCATTCAGCCTTGAAGGAACGCTGCAAAAACATTGCAGTCACTAGACCATCCTGCAAGGCAGATCTTCTGAATATCCCTGATTTTTCTTGGGCATACACTGTTCACCTTTTTCTAAGAACACTGGCAGAGGCTAGCTTTGGAGCTGGACAGTATTATCTCTTCGGATTTTTTGTTCCTAAACGCTTTTCCTGTTACCAGTCTCCTTGTACCAGCATGGTCGATTGCTACATCTCCAGGCCTACTGAAAAATCGATCATGATGATTTTCATTTGGGGGGTGAGTGGCCTCTCTTTTCTGCTTAGCCTTGTTGATCTAGCCTTTGCCATCCAAAGAATGGCAGTAAGAAATGGACAAAATAAACCGATGGAAGGTCTCCATGCAGAGGATGAGCACAGTTCAGTTCAGCCTGCAGCTGACAAGCAGGAGGATTCTCTACCACTTCCAGAGGACAGAGGCCATCAACATCTAGTGACACACAACAGTCATACTAGTGAAGTGTCTTGCTCACTTCATTCTGAAGATGAAGAAGAACTTCAGGAGGAAGAGAAGATCGTCTCCCAGCAAACTGCCATCTCTAACCTCAACAGTAACAGCAATAAGCCCTGTCTAGCAGACAGCCTTGCTGCTAATCAAGGCAGTAATGAAGTGCCCCTGTGTATAAGTGACCAGCACCATATTCCATACAAGCAGCTGAGACATGGGCAACAGCAAACCTTCACCAAAGAGGCTTCCCTAACTTTGAGACCCCAAGTCAAGTCCCATCTTGGGGTTTACTCTTCTGGAAGTCAGAGCAAGCTTTTAGGGTGTTACTCTTCAGCTGAGCTAAAAGCTTCTATTGGGCAATCAAGTTGTAGCAGTGCTGGCTACTTGGGATCAAAAAAATCAGAATGGGTGTAA